The Salvia miltiorrhiza cultivar Shanhuang (shh) chromosome 2, IMPLAD_Smil_shh, whole genome shotgun sequence DNA window ttagcacttcgagggtccattcgtctgttttcaaacgcctgaaatctctcccaacctcataccaacttttcttttatatatatatatatatatattttttttttcttatatatatatatatatatatatagggtgtggttctagagagatcTACAATATTTGCGAGAacgagagaaccatcaaatttaatgcattcactgtaaaaattaatgcattcgctgttaaaattaatgcactaaaaaaattaaaaaaaatgctcccttcaggattcgaacccaggatctgcattcatccaacaagatgatgtatccaccgtagatcttgatgatcgaatggctgaaaatggttctccggtcttcttttatttatggttctttcttgaacctctccctatatatatatatatatatatatatatatatatatatatatatatatatatataggaatgggatcatatagatcccaatgcttataatagatccctagatccaaatcttgaccacacatttatgacatgtggcgcatcaagatggtgacacgtggcaaggattccaaggcaaaatctggaggggtaaaattggaatgtaattttcggatttaataattaaaaaaaatatatatatttttagattttctcaaaatagatatattttagatgcatatagtttcacacaaagatgcataaagttttcacatgaaatgcataactttgaacagaaaaatgcatttaatttttccagttttggtattttcaccaccccaccccataccaccccccaatccagcccacaccaccccccaaccctccccattaccaccccccaaaaataggcatgtttcacatgcatataaaatcaaacaaaaatgcataaagttttcacataaaatgcattaaactatacaaaaaatgcatttcattttaataaatctggtagtttcgccaccccaccccagcccctgcccccccccccccccccccccccccccccccccccccccccccccccccccccccccacccccccccccaaaaaaattttttttttttttttcaaaaactgattttctaattgctggcccacccccaccccccaccgacccacccccacccccacccccaccccccaccccccccccccaaattttttttttttttttaaaaactgattttcaaaaaaaaaaaaattttttttgggggggtgggggggtggggggtgggtgggtgggggggtcagtggtcagaaaatcagtttttgagaaaataaaaaaattaaaaaaaaaaaatttttttgggggggggggggtggggaggtgggtgggtggggggtgggggtgggggtaggggtgggtcagtggtcagaaaatcagtttttaaaaaaataaaaaaaaaaaattttttttttttgggggggggtgggtgggggggtagggggtgggtgggggtggggttctggggtggggtggggttctggggtgtggggggtggggttggggtggggtgaaatcttatgcatatttatatgaaactttatgcatttttatatgaaagttcatgcattctcgtatgaaactttatgcgtctaaaatatacctattttgagaaaatataatttttttttttttttgaatttcgaaaattacattccaattttacccctctccagattttgccttgaaatgccttgccacgtgtcaccatcttgatgcgccacatgtcataaatgtgtggtctagatttggatctacggatctattataaacatagggatccaccggaacccaacccatatatatatatatatatatatatatatatattatctcaatgaccaacaagaactcatcatgcCTCACAATCCACCTTTTTTTCACCcgaaaaatttaacttaataaaatgatggcatcGAGAATAGGAATCTttatacccacttaattgagattgttccatgtgtgactaaaacttaaataaagtatactaataaattaatccacgtaaatcaatcaattcaaatgtcaattcattttttagaaaagatattcttcaactaaatgttataaataaataaaatacatgcctatgcctaatatatatatatatatatatatattatatatatatatatatataatagcaaaataaatcctatcctacGTGGCTCCGTATAAtaactctattttaattttcttcaatcattcttattttttttctaaatttttaatcaatttccatatttaaaaaatatttatatttgtattttattttattatataatattagtttaagtttatcacatcatactcacaaattaatatgtatatataatatgtttatattagatgtatttacttaaataattaactatatatatatatatatatatatatatatatatatgattgaatatgatttcaaatttgacgatgttgtttaaagtttgagacgagattattctcataacttaattatagtttcacaaattctagataaaatgatactcacaagtaagttataatcttcaagctctatacaagatgatgctcaaaattcagatgtggtatttcaaactccaaaaaatatgattttcaaaattttgacgttcaaatgtcatatgtggtctttagagcttcatatgattatctggtcttattaggtccatatgagatgatactcagatgacatatgtttagttaaattatttcttattcgtcaaatttaaagaatttgaacaaacttaatactccatcggtcccccaaacatcttcataagagaggatgacacgagttttaataaaagttagttatgtatttgataagttGAGAATGAGttccacaaaaagtgaaattataagagtgGTAGTTAATgaaagtggagaaagagtcccacaaaaaatgaaattgtaagaataataattagtgaaattgtttccaaaagtaggttaggaagatgttttggggacgaaccaaaatagaaaaaaaaaaacaaaaaatgtttgagggacggagagagtaaatattatcgatgtacgattaacagcagatgcgacacatcaaacgtacatcatatcatactttaaatttacatattttttcttctaaaatcttcaatcccacatcaactttttataaacttcatcaaatgaatatttatataaaaatgtatttctattatcacaacctacatttaattggcgaaagtgattaagattaatattatttcaaatattgtattactaatttaatttgatcatatcaaattaattaaagaaataatttattatataaattatttcatatgctatagtaataaaaataacataaaataattataaatgatgacataaaatgattcccgtcgaatttcgacggattTGATGCtagtaataataaatttaacaaCTACAAGAAGCGGGGcgattagcgacggaaaatcCGTAAAAGTGGTCGCTAAACTACCGACGGAATTTCGGTTCGTCGCTAATTTTCCGACGGAGATAACGACGGCGCGGCCGTCGGCGGAAAACGCCGACGAAGGCGTCGTCAGTCATTAGCGACGAAAACAgtgacggaaaattccgtcgctatttaGCGACGGACTAAAATTCCGTCGCTGTTCGGCTGGTCCACTTTAGCGACGGACTACGATTCCGTCGCTATTTGTCCGCTCTATATTTAACGACGGAATTAAATTTCGTCgctgatttaaaaaaaaatttaaaaaaaaattgtaatttgctCTACCCAGTTATCGACGTCCTGTTATACACTTTTATTCTACTATATTATCAATACACCAATcaccaaaaacacaaaatcaataaaatattaaaattctaaaatatCATTCATATATAGTCataacataacaaaatattcaagtgTTAAGAAACATAATAGAAATAGTCAAGTATTCAAAGTACAGAAACACAACATAATAATCAAGATGAAGCTCCGGTGGGTGGAGTGGGTCCCGTAGATCCAGGTGGAAGCCTAGCCAATATCTGGTCGAGCATACGCTGCTGAGCCTCAAATCGAGCATCGGTCTGCTCTTCTTTCTGCCTCATCTCCTCCTTCTGACGTGCTATCTCCGCTAAGGCATCCTGCAACTGCTGCTCCATGTCTACAAGTCGTTGTGGATCGACAGTATGGCCATGGAACTGAGATGTACATGTAAAAGATTAGAACATATAGTAAGTGTGTGTACTGCTGTGGTCCTTTGTTCTTAATTCAGAGGTTAACAAATATAGGTAGAGTGAAAATGGAGGTAACCTTGATGTTGGTGATCTTGTTGGTAAAATCTTGTTTCTCTTTCTGGATTTGGAAATTATTTTGAAAACTTGAAGGAACCGTGAGTGTAGAGTGTAGATTAGGGAGATGGTGTGAGAGAGATAAATTTAGCTTAATAAGAAAGCTAAAGGCAAGTGAATAAGGTTTGGCTTATTGAGTAAGATAAAAGAGGAATATGTTTGGCTTAATAAAGAAGCTAAAATGTGTGGATAGAATAATAAGATATTTGAggttaaataatataataaggcAAGTGGGTGATTGTGGAGTAAAATCAAGCAAGTGGGTGgaattaataaaatgaaattcatgaattctaattaaataaaattctttaataACGAAAATCCTTGATCACTAAAAATGATAGTGTCCAACTTGAAAACTTAAGATTTCGATGATAAACAAGGATAAATGTTACTCATATAAATATACTCAAAATCAGGAACAATATTCTATGCAACACCTTTGTGTGAAAtccttaaaatatatatattgggctCATATTATATACATTGAGCACTTCCTTCAAATTCAAAAGACTagattttgttttttctttttaacaaaagcttttgaaaataattttgttggaattacaataaatcaaattttttttccggcgtgaatcaccttaatctaagtttaaaataaattctaaacttaatagaaatggGCGGGGTATTATACTtcccttactcactgtgtgtgca harbors:
- the LOC131007832 gene encoding uncharacterized protein LOC131007832; its protein translation is MGNSKVSMMVEALCQSGREPCSGHRPYDWPSPSCLSDHPDELLVGVLHRRRDLVQQRDLKSSFSERRVEKLRSIVFVGSLEALFHYSNEKVEKLVGGVDGSARWRKRWHIGGMIMSGVGWWWRWCWCGAKPYSLAFSFLIKLNLSLSHHLPNLHSTLTVPSSFQNNFQIQKEKQDFTNKITNIKFHGHTVDPQRLVDMEQQLQDALAEIARQKEEMRQKEEQTDARFEAQQRMLDQILARLPPGSTGPTPPTGASS